The following are encoded in a window of Bdellovibrionales bacterium genomic DNA:
- the clpB gene encoding ATP-dependent chaperone ClpB: MTRKSQEAMQAAAQNAETRGNPSVEPEHLLLELLQQSEGIVPRVLEKQNLSVKSMIEDLKSKIDKLPRVSGGGQKIFASNRLQKLFTVSNQVAADWGDAYISTEHFLLAMLGMSDSELNAFFKKHHVKHDPTVQALREVRGNQKVTDDDPENKYEVLGKYARDLTALAAEGKLDPVVGRDEEIRRVIQVLSRRTKNNPVLIGEPGVGKTAIAEGLAVRILKQDVPENLIGKKLMSLDMGALIAGAKYRGEFEDRLKAVIKEVTSSDGQIILFIDEIHNLVGAGKTEGAMDAGQLLKPALARGELRCIGATTLDEYRKYIEKDAALERRFQTVLVDEPSVDDAITILRGLKEKYELHHGIRIMDSALVAAVKLSHRYIQNRFLPDKAIDLIDEAASKLSIETKSVPEEIDKIERELMQLRIEKEALKKEKDEGAKDRLQIIEKEIKDLTAQNQQLREQWNFEKGGIEQIKKIKADIEEAKNLVAKAEREGDLGKAAELKYGKLPEMEKKLKDFEARSQKSANETRMLKEEVSPEDVAEVIAKWTGIPVSKMLESESHKLLHMEEQLKKRVVGQDHALTAVADAIRRARAEISDPNRPIGTFIFLGPTGVGKTETVKALAEFLFDDEQAVVRIDMSEYMEKHSVARLVGAPPGYVGYEEGGQLTEAVRRKPYSVVLLDEVEKAHPDVFNILLQVLDDGRLTDGQGRTVDFKNTVLIMTSNIGSHAIIDPNMSEEAKTKAVNEAMRAHFRPEFLNRIDEIVMFKALGEKQIAGIVKVQLDLVEQRLKAKKIAIDFADSAIQYLAKKGYDPVYGARPLKRVIQNELLNPLSKQIIAGDVRAGDQVKVESGDGGLKISKK, from the coding sequence ATGACGCGTAAAAGTCAGGAGGCCATGCAGGCCGCTGCCCAAAACGCTGAAACTCGCGGCAATCCCTCAGTGGAGCCCGAGCACCTCTTGCTGGAGCTTTTGCAACAGTCTGAGGGCATCGTTCCTCGTGTTCTTGAGAAGCAAAATCTCTCCGTCAAATCAATGATAGAAGACTTGAAATCGAAGATCGATAAACTGCCCCGCGTGAGCGGTGGCGGTCAAAAGATTTTTGCCAGCAACCGCCTACAAAAACTGTTTACAGTTTCTAATCAGGTGGCTGCAGACTGGGGAGATGCCTATATCTCCACCGAGCACTTTTTGTTAGCAATGCTCGGAATGAGCGATAGTGAGTTGAATGCTTTTTTTAAAAAGCATCACGTGAAGCATGATCCAACGGTTCAGGCTCTTCGGGAAGTTAGAGGAAACCAAAAAGTGACAGATGATGATCCAGAAAACAAATACGAAGTCCTTGGCAAGTACGCCCGGGATTTAACGGCACTCGCGGCCGAAGGAAAGCTCGACCCCGTGGTCGGTCGTGACGAAGAAATCCGTCGCGTGATTCAGGTGCTTTCACGTCGTACAAAAAACAATCCGGTTCTGATCGGGGAGCCAGGCGTGGGTAAAACCGCAATCGCGGAAGGTCTTGCCGTGCGCATCCTGAAACAGGACGTGCCCGAAAATCTTATTGGCAAAAAACTGATGTCGCTCGATATGGGCGCCTTGATTGCCGGCGCGAAATATCGTGGCGAGTTCGAAGACCGTTTGAAAGCCGTAATCAAAGAAGTCACCTCAAGTGACGGTCAGATTATTCTTTTCATCGACGAGATCCATAATCTCGTGGGTGCGGGGAAGACTGAAGGTGCGATGGACGCCGGTCAGTTGTTGAAGCCGGCATTGGCCCGTGGTGAGTTGCGCTGTATCGGTGCGACGACTTTGGATGAGTATCGCAAGTACATCGAAAAGGATGCGGCTCTTGAACGCCGTTTCCAGACTGTGCTTGTCGATGAACCAAGTGTCGATGATGCGATCACGATTTTGCGTGGTCTCAAAGAAAAGTACGAACTCCATCACGGGATCCGTATCATGGACTCCGCACTGGTTGCGGCGGTGAAGCTCTCGCATCGTTATATCCAAAACCGTTTCTTGCCGGATAAAGCGATCGACTTGATCGACGAAGCGGCAAGTAAGCTCAGTATCGAAACGAAGAGCGTGCCGGAAGAGATCGATAAGATCGAGCGCGAACTCATGCAGCTCAGAATTGAAAAAGAAGCTTTGAAGAAAGAAAAAGACGAGGGTGCCAAGGACCGCTTACAGATCATTGAAAAAGAAATCAAAGATCTGACGGCGCAGAATCAGCAATTGCGCGAGCAATGGAATTTTGAAAAAGGCGGCATTGAACAGATTAAGAAAATCAAAGCCGACATCGAAGAGGCTAAAAATTTAGTCGCAAAAGCAGAGCGCGAAGGCGATCTCGGCAAGGCGGCGGAATTAAAATACGGCAAACTGCCTGAGATGGAAAAGAAGCTCAAAGACTTCGAGGCTCGCAGTCAGAAGTCGGCGAATGAGACTCGCATGTTGAAAGAAGAAGTCAGTCCTGAAGACGTGGCGGAAGTCATCGCGAAATGGACGGGCATTCCAGTTTCAAAAATGCTTGAGAGCGAGTCGCACAAGCTTCTCCACATGGAGGAGCAATTGAAGAAACGCGTTGTCGGTCAGGATCATGCGCTGACAGCGGTGGCGGATGCCATTCGTCGGGCGCGTGCTGAGATTTCTGATCCAAACCGTCCTATCGGGACTTTCATTTTCTTGGGTCCGACGGGTGTCGGTAAAACCGAAACGGTAAAGGCTCTCGCGGAGTTCCTGTTTGATGACGAGCAAGCCGTGGTTCGTATCGATATGAGTGAGTACATGGAAAAGCATTCTGTGGCTCGTTTGGTCGGCGCGCCTCCGGGATATGTGGGCTACGAAGAAGGCGGTCAGTTGACGGAAGCCGTTCGTCGTAAACCCTACAGCGTGGTGCTCTTGGATGAAGTTGAAAAAGCTCATCCGGATGTTTTCAACATCCTGCTGCAGGTTTTGGATGATGGACGCTTAACCGACGGTCAAGGCCGTACCGTAGACTTTAAAAATACGGTCCTGATTATGACTTCAAATATTGGTTCGCATGCGATCATCGATCCGAATATGAGCGAAGAAGCAAAAACCAAAGCCGTCAACGAGGCAATGCGTGCGCACTTCCGTCCTGAGTTCTTAAACCGCATCGATGAGATCGTGATGTTTAAAGCCCTTGGCGAAAAACAAATCGCAGGCATTGTGAAAGTGCAGCTTGATTTGGTTGAGCAACGTCTAAAAGCGAAGAAGATTGCGATCGACTTCGCAGATTCGGCGATTCAGTATCTCGCGAAGAAAGGCTACGACCCGGTATATGGTGCTCGTCCTTTGAAGCGCGTGATCCAAAACGAATTGCTGAACCCGCTTTCAAAGCAGATCATTGCCGGCGATGTGCGGGCGGGAGATCAAGTGAAAGTGGAATCCGGCGATGGCGGACTCAAGATCAGCAAAAAATAA
- a CDS encoding MarR family transcriptional regulator, with protein sequence MTTKSPKKPKLAQIKNEMIGAHRRAPPSAGGMLHPVLEKHLGYCLYKVALKFRSIVDGYLLDAGLVAPQFGILNILKESDGLNQVSLGLQMGIDKATIVKLIDGLEKLSYVVRVSSETDRREKYLQITPRGRKFLDQITPEMRKLETDFLEPLSAEEKKILLGAIPKLMKPRT encoded by the coding sequence ATGACGACAAAATCACCAAAAAAACCAAAGCTGGCTCAAATCAAGAACGAGATGATAGGTGCCCATCGGAGAGCGCCCCCGTCGGCGGGCGGAATGCTCCACCCGGTTTTGGAAAAGCACCTAGGCTATTGTCTATATAAGGTGGCTTTAAAATTTAGATCCATCGTCGACGGATACCTTCTCGATGCGGGACTCGTCGCCCCACAATTCGGCATCTTGAATATTCTTAAAGAATCGGACGGTCTTAACCAGGTTTCATTAGGCCTGCAAATGGGCATCGATAAGGCAACCATTGTGAAGCTGATCGACGGTCTTGAGAAACTCAGCTATGTCGTGCGCGTGAGTTCTGAAACCGACAGACGCGAGAAATACTTGCAAATCACTCCGCGTGGTCGAAAGTTCCTGGATCAGATCACTCCCGAAATGCGAAAGCTTGAAACCGACTTCCTCGAACCACTCAGTGCCGAAGAAAAGAAGATCCTGCTCGGAGCGATCCCAAAATTGATGAAACCGCGAACATAA
- a CDS encoding TolC family protein, giving the protein MHLLKLSQRLSFAFFAAHLLASTSFAQELTVQQAISESETHSPRIQKAKSAQEEVAWKKTEALNTFLPSVQASASYLFDKKYVFTDISLGGAPVSVPGVVPTTNLAITATYPLFEGMAGVRRYSSASSFSSAAQKEYDWAEFQLSREVILQFYKTLAAKDLLQVAEQNLKTLQDHLRDVNLFKKAGMSTNYDVLRVEVQVSEAESEVLNATDNLAVARTKLAEVMGLEKDERALTGVWPAFNPKNTEGLRKESLSSRPDLQALELRTEGSQSLSKAAGSYWVPRLSVFGQYQYYNNRNDKYDDWDNFRNAYQVGLSMTWNLFDGMTSIARDHQAFEQSVQTEKTLVQARLKAQQDLEFWKRKYLYYGTVFKARQNDVVKAEESVRLARQGKKVGTRTDTDLLDAEAELFRARALMVNAQMGSLESLVNLELTTGNKYLNFN; this is encoded by the coding sequence ATGCACCTTCTCAAGTTGAGTCAACGTCTTTCTTTTGCCTTCTTCGCCGCCCACTTACTTGCATCGACATCGTTTGCGCAAGAGCTGACTGTGCAACAAGCGATCAGTGAATCTGAGACTCACTCGCCGCGTATTCAGAAAGCAAAATCTGCGCAAGAAGAAGTCGCTTGGAAAAAGACCGAAGCGTTAAATACTTTCCTGCCTTCTGTGCAGGCCTCAGCAAGTTACCTTTTTGATAAGAAATATGTCTTTACGGATATCTCTCTCGGTGGCGCACCGGTTTCTGTACCGGGCGTTGTTCCAACGACAAATCTTGCCATCACAGCAACTTATCCGTTGTTTGAAGGCATGGCGGGCGTTCGTCGTTATTCTTCGGCAAGTTCGTTCTCTTCTGCAGCTCAAAAAGAATACGACTGGGCGGAGTTTCAATTAAGCCGTGAGGTCATTCTTCAGTTTTATAAAACACTCGCGGCAAAAGATCTTCTTCAGGTCGCGGAGCAAAACTTAAAGACGTTGCAAGATCACTTGCGTGACGTGAATCTTTTTAAGAAAGCAGGAATGTCGACGAACTATGACGTTCTTCGCGTCGAAGTGCAAGTCAGTGAAGCTGAGTCTGAAGTTCTCAATGCGACGGACAACCTTGCGGTGGCCCGCACGAAGCTTGCAGAAGTGATGGGTCTTGAAAAAGACGAGCGCGCTCTGACTGGCGTTTGGCCGGCGTTTAACCCTAAGAACACAGAAGGTCTTCGTAAAGAATCTTTGAGCTCACGTCCTGATTTGCAAGCGTTGGAATTACGCACCGAGGGTTCGCAAAGCCTTTCAAAAGCGGCCGGCAGCTACTGGGTGCCACGTTTGTCTGTATTTGGCCAATATCAATATTATAATAACCGTAATGATAAGTACGATGACTGGGATAATTTCCGTAATGCCTATCAAGTGGGTCTCAGTATGACTTGGAACCTGTTTGACGGGATGACTTCGATTGCCCGTGACCATCAGGCTTTTGAGCAATCCGTACAAACAGAGAAAACTCTCGTACAGGCGCGTTTGAAAGCGCAGCAGGATCTTGAGTTCTGGAAAAGAAAGTATCTCTATTATGGAACTGTTTTCAAGGCTCGTCAGAACGACGTTGTAAAAGCAGAAGAATCCGTTCGCTTGGCTCGCCAAGGGAAGAAAGTCGGAACCAGAACTGACACGGATTTGCTGGATGCCGAAGCGGAGCTTTTCAGAGCCCGCGCATTGATGGTGAATGCGCAGATGGGTTCCCTTGAAAGCTTGGTCAATCTAGAACTCACCACCGGTAATAAATATTTGAATTTTAATTAA
- a CDS encoding HlyD family secretion protein, whose protein sequence is MDKKKILMGAGAVAAVAIAYFGFEQIMYVTTDNAQIEAPVVMLAAKVPGYIVEVKVVEGQKVKAGDVLAEIDSRDYQNTLKQVQSELLSLESRRRDAERNYQRISELYKQSAVSTQQYDTATANYSEVKSKYEAVSAQVDQAKLNLENTKIKAPMDGSIAKKSVEVGQLASAGVPLIGFVGGSERWVMANFKETEIGSIKVGSTVDVEIDAIGGKSYHGSVSALSAATGATFTLLPPDNATGNFTKVVQRVPVKIKLENLADADLELLRAGLSAYVKVKKN, encoded by the coding sequence ATGGATAAGAAGAAGATTTTAATGGGCGCAGGAGCGGTTGCAGCTGTCGCAATTGCGTACTTCGGGTTCGAGCAAATCATGTATGTCACAACGGACAACGCGCAGATCGAGGCGCCGGTGGTGATGCTAGCGGCGAAAGTGCCGGGTTATATCGTTGAGGTCAAAGTGGTTGAGGGTCAAAAGGTAAAAGCCGGGGATGTGCTGGCTGAAATCGACAGCCGCGATTACCAAAACACTTTGAAGCAGGTCCAAAGTGAGCTGCTCAGCCTTGAATCACGCCGCAGAGACGCCGAGCGCAACTACCAGCGTATTTCTGAGCTCTACAAACAGAGCGCCGTCAGTACTCAACAGTACGACACGGCAACTGCAAACTACTCGGAAGTAAAATCGAAGTATGAAGCTGTTTCTGCACAAGTCGATCAAGCGAAGTTGAATCTTGAAAATACCAAAATCAAAGCTCCGATGGATGGGTCGATTGCAAAGAAATCGGTTGAAGTCGGTCAGTTGGCTTCGGCAGGCGTTCCTTTGATTGGTTTTGTCGGCGGCTCTGAGCGCTGGGTGATGGCGAACTTTAAAGAAACCGAAATCGGCTCTATCAAAGTTGGCAGCACCGTGGATGTTGAAATCGATGCCATCGGTGGCAAAAGTTATCACGGCAGCGTTTCAGCGTTGAGTGCGGCGACGGGAGCTACTTTCACGCTCTTGCCTCCAGACAATGCGACAGGCAACTTCACAAAAGTGGTGCAGCGTGTGCCAGTGAAAATCAAACTTGAGAATCTCGCGGATGCGGATCTTGAGCTTTTGCGCGCCGGTCTTTCTGCTTACGTGAAAGTGAAAAAGAACTAA